DNA sequence from the Gemmatimonadales bacterium genome:
CATCGCCGTACTCGATCCCCGCGGGGAGGAACACACGGCCGAAACGATCGGTGAGCGCTTGTCCGTGCGGGACTTCATGGAGCAGGCGCGCATCGCCGGCATCGTCACGGGCGGACCAGCACCCTACGACGCCCGAGCCAAGCAGGCCTTTGCCGCTGCCTTGGATCGGGTGCTGACGCGACTTCGCCGGTCGGAATGAGAGCAGGTTGACGGCCTCTCAAGGCGCTTGGAGAGTCTATGGTTGTGCGAACGTGGCGCGGCTATGGGGCCGCGACCGAAGCCCAGGCATATCCCGATCACCTCCTGCAGTCCGTCAAGCCGAAGCTCGAGCAGCTGGCGGGCTACCGGGGTCTTTACCTGCTGCGTCGCCGTGACTCGGAGGAGGTTGAGTTCCTGGTGCTCACCCTCTGGGAATCCATGGACGCAATCCGTGCTTTCGCCGGCGAACAGCCGGAGCGAGCGGTTGTTGAACCGGAGGCTCGAGCCGCGCTCGTCCGCTTTGACCAGATGGTCCATCATTATGAGGTCTTGGCATCACCCAGCTGAGGTGATTAGCCGATGCCGGCAGCGTGCGGCCTCACCAGCGCAGGCAGCTGCCGCCTAGAAGCCGGACGGCCTCGGTCCACGGTTTCCTTCGCGCCGCCTAACCCACGCTTGCCGCTGACCAGCGCCCGCGTTCAGCGGAACCTAGAATTCGGAACTGCGGGCTCGCGATCGGCCTGATGCCACGCTAAGCTGCTATGTACGACAAGTTCACCACGCAAAAGGAGATCCCATGTTTGCCGTCATTCGCCATTACCACTTCGACAAGAAAGACAGCGCCGAGATCGATCGGCTCATCAAGGAACAGTTCGTGCCCATCATCCGCAAAGCCAAGGGCTTCGACCGCTACTTCTGGCTGGATACCGGGGATGGTGAGGGCGCCTCATTCGGCGTCTTCAAGGACAAGGCCGGTGCGGACGAATCGGTGGCTCTCGCGGCCGAGTTCGTGCGCACGCATATGGCGCAACTGCTGAGGCAGAAACCCGAAGTGATCGAAGGCTTGATCAAGGCGCACGACTGATCGACGACCGCTCAGCGATTGCCCTCAATCCGCCGTCCTAAGACCTAGGAGACCTCAATGCTGCTCGTTCGCGAGATCATGTACTGTAAGCCGGGCAAAGTGCGCCCAATGGTTGAGAAGTTCCTGGCCATGAACAAGCTCAGTACCAAGGTGGGCATGCCAAAGATGCGCGTCATGACCGATTTCTCTGCAGAACGGTACTGGACCGTTGTGGCCGAGATGGAGGTCGAGAGCATGGGCGATTTCGAACGCATGATGCAGGGTGGGGGGCAGAATCAGGACGCCATGAAAGAAATGGAGAGCATCATGAAGGACTATCACGACTTGGTGGATTCTGGGCGGCGCGAGGTCTACAAGATGGAAAGCTGAGGTCCTCTGAATGCGGGCCGGCAGCGCATGCTCCACTTGGGTATGTTTGAATTGACAGTCAATTGACCGACTTGTTCTCTTACCGAGAGGTGCCTTATGGATGAGCTCATCAACCAGGTCGCCCAACGAACTGGACTCGCGCCGGACAAGGCGCGCATGGCTGTCGATACCGTGCTTGGCTTTCTCAAGACCCGCCTGCCCGGGCCCATTGCCTCCCAATTGGACAGTGCTCTGTCCGGGAGCGCTGCCGGCGGAATGGCCGAGGCGGTGAAGGGCTTGGGGAGCAAGTTCGGCAGCCAATAGGCCCGACGATATCGAAGCTCTCGGGGTCGGCCGGTGCCGGCCCCGGGAGCTCGGGCTGCTCAGCTCGAGACCCATGACCAGCGAGATCGGACAAGGAGGAGCCATCGTCCGATATCGGTGAACCGGTCGATCCTCAACTCCGACACCCTCTCACGCTCCCCCAGCATTGAATTGGCCTCTCCGCAACGTGCTCCGGTACGGCGCCGTGGTCCTCTCCGGGATCATCGCTGGGAGTAAGGTGGTCGGTGCGTATGAGGCCTGGGAGCAATGGCGGCTCTGGCGGAATCACGATCCATCGGGGGCCGAGGCGGCCCTCACCTTTGCCGAAGTCGATCTCGCCATTGCGGCCCTGTGCGTGATGACGGCTGGCCTGATCTGGTGGCTGTTGCGGACCCGCTCCGGTCGCGATTCGCCGCACTCCTCTTGACTCCGAGAGAACCCCGCCCGATACTCCTCTCGACTTCTAGAACACAGACGAGAGGCGGTTGGGTCATGCCACGGTCCGCCAAGCCCGATGCGCTGCGCGGCAGCATCGATCTCCTCATTCTCACGGCTCTCTCCCTCGGCTCCGCCCACGGGTGGGGTATCGGGCTCCGCATCCAGGAGCTCTCTCGCGGGCGCCTGGACGCCAACCAGGGATCGCTCTACCCCGCGCTCCAGCGCCTCGAGCACCGCGGCGACATCGAGAGCGAGTGGCAATCCACCGAGAACAACCGCCAAGCCCGCTACTACACCATCACGCGGCAGGGCCGGCGCGCGCTGGGCGAGGAAGTGGACCGATGGAAGCGCTTCGCGGCGGCGATCAGCCTGGTGCTGGAGCACGGCTCGTGAGCCGGGTCCAGGGCCTCATCGCCCGGCTTCGCGCCGTCCTCCGGCCGAGCGATGCCGAAGGTCGCATGGAGGAAGAGTTCAGCTTCCACCTGGAGATGGAGCAGGCCCGGCTGGTGCGAGAGGGGCTGCCGCCGGAGATCGCGCGGCGACAGGCACAGCTCACCTTCGGCGGCCTGGACGCACACCGTGAGACCATGCGCGACGAGCGCGGGGCGCGCTGGCTCGACGATCTCGGTGCCGATCTCCGCTATGCGCTGCGCGCGATGCGGCGGAGTCCGGGCTACGCGCTGGCGGTGGCCCTCACCCTGGGCGTCGGCATCGGGGTGAACGGGATCGTGGTCGGCTACGTGAACGCCCTGCTCTTCCGCCCGATACCGGCGCGGGCCCCCGAGCAGCTCGTCGCCCTGTTCCAGCGGGACACACGGACCGGCAGGATCGGCGAGATAGGCTACGAGGACTATCTCGACTATCGCGAGCGGAGCGGGGCGTTCGCGGGCCTGGCGGGCATGTCGGGGGTCCCCCTCAACGTCGCCATCCCCGGCGCCTCCGGGTCCTTGGCCGGCGACATGGTCTGGGGCGAGATGGTGACCGAGAACTATTTCACCGTGCTCGGCATGGCGCCCGCCGCGGGGCGATTCTTCCAGGGGGCCGACGCGCACCAGGGCGCCAATCCGTTCGTGGTGGTGAGCTACGACTGCTGGCGGCGGCGGTTTCAGGCCGACCGGAACATCGTGGGCCGCGTGGTCCGCCTCAACGGGACCGAGTTCACCATCACCGGCGTGGCGCCGCGCGGGTTCCGCGGACTTCGGATGTTCGGCTTCTGGCCGGAGATGTGGGTACCCATCGGCATGCACGCGGTGATCGAGCCCGGCTCCGCCGGCAAGCTCGAGGGACGCGGCGGCGGCGACCTGATGGTCTTCGGGCGCATGAAGCCGGGCGCCGATCGGGCGAAGACCCGGGCGGCCGCCGAGGTGTTCGCCAGGCAGCTGGCGGGCTCCTATCCGGCGACCAACGCCGACCTGACCGCCATGCTGGTTCCCGCTGGCGTCGGGTTCGACCATCCGGCTTACGTCAAGCCGAGCGTCCTCGTCCTGTCGTCCGCGCTGGGGCTGTTCGGGTCCCTCGTCATCCTGGCGATCATCTGCGCCAATCTCGCCAACCTCCAGCTCGCGCGGGCGGCGGCGCGGGCGCGCGAGACGGCGATCCGGCTCTCGCTCGGGTGCTCGCGGGCGCGCCTCATCCGGCAGCTCCTGGTCGAGTCGTCGGTGCTGGCGCTCCCCGGCTGTGCGATCGCCCTGGCGCTGCTCCAGGCCAACCGGGTCACCGAGCGGTATCTGGTGCCCAAGCTGCAGTTCGAGGTCGGGCTGGCCACGAGCACGGATGCGCGGGTGCTGCTGTTCACCGTCGTCGTGGCGGTTCTGGCCGTGGGATTGTTCGGGCTGGTGCCGGCACTGCGGGCGTCACGCGTGAACGTCGTACCACTGGCGGCGAGCGCGGAGACCGCATGGTGGTCCGGCGGCCGGCCCACCCGACTCCGCCGGTCGCTGGTCGTGACCCAGCTCGCGCTGTCGGTGGTCCTGCTGGTGGGCGGGATGCTCTTCGTGCGAAGTCTGGTGGCCGCGCGGGCGATGGATCTCGGCTTCGATGCCCGCGATCGCGCGCTGGTCTCCTTCAACGTCGGTCTGCAGGGGTACGACGAGCGGCGCGGCCAGGCCTTCTACGATGCGGTGCTCGCGCGGGTCCGGGCGCTCCCCGGCATCGCCGCCGCCGGGTTGGCCCGTCCGGTGCCGTTCGATTCCTATGGCCAGACCACCGCCTGGTATATCGGCGACCTCGCCAATTCCCGGGACGGCACGGCACGCATCAACACCAGCGTCACGTCCGATGGATTCATTGCGGCGCTCGGGCTCCGGCTCGCGGACGGCCGAGACTTCACGCCCGGCGATTCCGCCAACGCACCGCTGGTGATGATCGTGGGCCGGTCGGTTGCCACCAGGCTCTGGCCGGGCAGGATCCCCCTGGGCCAGCAGGTGAGGTACGCGGGAGCGGAGGGACCACAGGTCACGGTGGTGGGCGTGGTGGACGACGCCAAGTTCGCCGTGATCGGTGACGCGCCCGGCGGTCATCTCTACCTGCCGGTACGCCAGCACTACCGTGACTGGCAGACGCTCGTCGTCCACACGCGAGGAGACCCCGCCGCCATGCTCCTTCGCCTCGAGGGCGTCCTGGCGAGCCTCGACCCCGCGCTTCCGGCCTTCGGCAAGACGACGCTGGAGGAGGCGGTCGCCAACGGACTCTCGACGTCGCG
Encoded proteins:
- a CDS encoding antibiotic biosynthesis monooxygenase; protein product: MVVRTWRGYGAATEAQAYPDHLLQSVKPKLEQLAGYRGLYLLRRRDSEEVEFLVLTLWESMDAIRAFAGEQPERAVVEPEARAALVRFDQMVHHYEVLASPS
- a CDS encoding PadR family transcriptional regulator, translating into MPRSAKPDALRGSIDLLILTALSLGSAHGWGIGLRIQELSRGRLDANQGSLYPALQRLEHRGDIESEWQSTENNRQARYYTITRQGRRALGEEVDRWKRFAAAISLVLEHGS
- a CDS encoding ABC transporter permease, which gives rise to MSRVQGLIARLRAVLRPSDAEGRMEEEFSFHLEMEQARLVREGLPPEIARRQAQLTFGGLDAHRETMRDERGARWLDDLGADLRYALRAMRRSPGYALAVALTLGVGIGVNGIVVGYVNALLFRPIPARAPEQLVALFQRDTRTGRIGEIGYEDYLDYRERSGAFAGLAGMSGVPLNVAIPGASGSLAGDMVWGEMVTENYFTVLGMAPAAGRFFQGADAHQGANPFVVVSYDCWRRRFQADRNIVGRVVRLNGTEFTITGVAPRGFRGLRMFGFWPEMWVPIGMHAVIEPGSAGKLEGRGGGDLMVFGRMKPGADRAKTRAAAEVFARQLAGSYPATNADLTAMLVPAGVGFDHPAYVKPSVLVLSSALGLFGSLVILAIICANLANLQLARAAARARETAIRLSLGCSRARLIRQLLVESSVLALPGCAIALALLQANRVTERYLVPKLQFEVGLATSTDARVLLFTVVVAVLAVGLFGLVPALRASRVNVVPLAASAETAWWSGGRPTRLRRSLVVTQLALSVVLLVGGMLFVRSLVAARAMDLGFDARDRALVSFNVGLQGYDERRGQAFYDAVLARVRALPGIAAAGLARPVPFDSYGQTTAWYIGDLANSRDGTARINTSVTSDGFIAALGLRLADGRDFTPGDSANAPLVMIVGRSVATRLWPGRIPLGQQVRYAGAEGPQVTVVGVVDDAKFAVIGDAPGGHLYLPVRQHYRDWQTLVVHTRGDPAAMLLRLEGVLASLDPALPAFGKTTLEEAVANGLSTSRTAATIAGFFGVLALLIASVGLYALVAGAVAERTREIGVRLALGCTPVGVLRLMMGEGARLGVIGLGIGLVGAFGVARAMGGLLYGLSPSDPVTFVLVPLTLGVVVLFATYVPARRAVRLDPVAALRSE